CTGGCGCGGCAGCCCTACGCGGACGGCGCCACGCCGACGGTGTCGGCGTCCTCAACGCTTCGGGTCGGCGCGACCAGCGCAAGCGCGCAGGTGAACGGCGTCGGTCCGTCCTACTTCAAGGTCAAGGCCAGCGTCCTTCTCGAGGGACGCTTGTTCGACGAAAACGCGGCCCGCACCATGTCGCAGGAGGCCGTCATCGACGAGACGACGCGCGACACCATGTTTCCCGACGTGCCGTCGCCGATCGGGCGCATGCTGCTGGTCGACAAGGTGCCCTGCACGGTGGTCGGCGTCGTCAAGAAGCAGCAGGGCTTCGCTGCGAGCGGCGTGATGACTGTCTTCCTTCCCTACTCGACGGTCCAGGCCCGCTTTCTGGGCGATCCATCGCTTCGCAGCATCCTGCTTCGCGTGTCCGACGACGCCGACATGAAGGCCGCCCAGTCCGCGGTCGAGTCGCTGCTCGAGCGCCGCCACGCCGCGTCCGACTTCTACATCTTCAACACCGATGACATCCGGCAGAGCATCACCGCGACCGCGACGGTTCTCACGCTCCTGATCGCGGCGATCGCTGTCATCTCGCTGATCGTGGGCGGGATCGGCGTGATGAACATCATGCTGGTTTCCGTCTCCGAGAGGGTGAAGGAGATCGGCGTCAGGATGGCGGTCGGCGCCCGCCGCTCCGACATCCTCCGTCAATTCCTGATTGAATCCGTGCTGGTCTGCCTGGTCGGCGGCACGCTCGGCATCCTGACGGCGCTGGCCATCGGCGCCGCCTTCACGCTCTCCGGCGCATCCATCACGTTCGTGTTTTCGACCTGGTCGATTGTCGCGGCGTTCTTGTGCTCGACCATGATCGGGGTCGTGTTCGGATGGCTTCCGGCCCACAGCGCTTCGCTGATGGACCCCGTCGAGGCGCTGGCGCGGGATTGATTGGCAGGGCGTCGCCCAGCCCCTTCCTACGATCCGGCCTGAGCCGCTACGATGCCCCCGGTGCAGCACGAGGGACCCTGCTGGAAGGCAGCTGAAACCAGGGGCTAAGCATGAACGCACGAGCGATTCTGGCGAACTGCATCGTTCTTGCCAATGTGCTGATCGCGACATCGATCGCCAAAGCCGGCGACACTTTCATCAATCCGAAATCGATCGACATGATCGAATGGCTTCCGTCGTCCCCGCCCGACCATCGAATTCTGTACGATACCAACCCGTCAACGTTCGGCGACCTGCGTATTCCAAAGAACGCGAGCCCCGGAGCCTCGGGCTATCCCGTCCTGATCTTCTTGCATGGCGGCGCGTGGACGGCCGACTGGACGATCAATCACACCGACCAGCTTGTCGAAGCCCTGACCCAGGAAGGAATTGCGACCTGGAGCGTCGAATACCGCAGGCTCGGAAATGCCGGCGGCGGCTACCCCCAAACATTTCTCGATGTCGCAAAGGCCGTGGATTTCCTGCGCAAGATTGCGCCCCAGTATCGACTGGACCTCAATCGCGTTGTGGTCGCGGGCCATTCGTCAGGCGCGCATCTCGCGCTCTGGATCGCGGGCCGCCGCAATGTTCCCAAGGACAGCAAGTTGTATGTCCCCGATCCGCTGCCTTTGAAGGGCGTGATGTCTCTTGCCGGCGTGGTCGATCTCGAGGGCGCGCTCACGATCGGGGATCGCAAGGATTCATTGCGGCTTCTGAATGTCTCCGACGCAGCCTCCGCCGCTTCGCTCTGGGCTGAAACGAATCCGATGCGGCTTTTGCCGTTTGGCATCTCGCAGCTTCTTATCGTCGGCAGCAAAGACAACCCGTGGCGCATCACGACCACCAAGACGTTCGCCGAGGCCGCGACGCAGAAGGGCGATCCTGTCCGTCTGCTAATCCCCGACGGCGCCAATCACTTCGACATGGTTCATGCCCGCGGCCCCGCGTATCCGCTCATCGCGACGGGCGCCAAATCCATGTTGAGCATGCCAACCACTGACGCGAAGTAGGAAGCCAAAGCATCGCCGTTATGGGCGCGCCGGTGGCACCGGCCACGGCCCTGCGCTTGGGCTTTTCCCGGCTTCCGGTCAGTTCGCAAAGTGCTACCATTCACGGCGGTTCAGGATTCCTCCGGGATTTCCTGGCCATGGGCGCAATGATTGCAGGAACCAGACCTGTCATGATCACCCGCCGCCGTTTCACCGCACTCACCGCCGCGTCCGCGTTCTCGCCCGGCATCGCCATGGGCCCGGCGCGTGCGCAGGCGTGGCCTCCCCGCCCTGTTCGCCTGATCGTGCCGTTCGCGGCCGGCGGGCCGACCGACACCATCGCTCGCGTCGTGGCCGAGCGGCTCTCGAGGGTCTGGGGTCAGCAGATGCTGATCGAGAACCGGCCGGGCGGCGGCGGCAACATCGCCAACGAGATGGTCGCACGATCGGAGCCCGACGGCTGCACCGTGTTGATGGGAGGTTCTTCGCTCGCCACCTCGTCCGGCCTCTATCGTTCGCTCAGCTACGATCCGATCAACGACTTCGCCCCCGTCGCTTTCCTCTGCAGCTACTCGTTCTTCATGTTTGTGCCGAACACCGTGCCGGCGAAGTCGGTCAAGGAATTCATCGCCTACGCCAAAGAGAACAAAGGCAAGCTGACGATGGCCTCGCCCGGCGCCGGATCGTCGCCGCATCTGTGCGGCGAGCTGTTCAAGCACAGGGCGGGGCTCGACATGATCCACGTGCCGTATCGCGGGGCTGGCCCCGCGATGAATGACCTCATTCCGGGGCGCGTGCATCTGCTGTTCTCGGGCGGCGCGACGCTCGAGAATGCCAGATCGGGACAGGTGCAAGCGCTCGGCTATACCGGCGCGAAACGAGCCGCGATCGCGCCGCAGATTCCGACCATCGCCGAGGACGCCATCCCCGGCTTCGAGGTCGTTGGGTGGTACGCCCTCTTCGCACCGGTCAAAACGCCTGCCGAGATCGTCAAGAAGCTGCATGCCGACACTGTCACGGCGTGCGCCGATGCGAGCGTCGTCGGGCGGTTCGCCCCGCTTGGTTATGAGACACGAGCCGATACGCCCGACCAGCTTGGCGCATTTCTCAGGTCGGAATCCGTGATGTGGACTCGCGTGATCAAAGACGCCGGCATCGCGCCGCAGGACTGAGCCGGCCGCGAAAGCGCGCCTTGACGAAAGGGAGCAGCGAGATGGTCCTCAATCCGGATCACGTGACCATCGCGGTCGCCGACGCAGAGCGGGCGATCGCGTTCTTCGCACTCCTCGGCTTCCGAAAGCAGCACGTCGCGACCATCGACGGCGGCGTTCCCGCCCGGTACATGGGCTTGCCGGGCATGAAAGCGCAGCACATCACGCTCGCGCTCGAGGGTGCAGTTCCACCCTTCGAGATTCAGTTGCTCAGGTTTGACCCGCCTGGAGGGGCCGATCCGGGTTCGCACCCGACGAATCTGCGGCAACGGGGCTTCAACCATCTCGGATTTCGCGTCGACGACATCGAAGCGGTGACCGCGCAGCTCCTGGCCAACGGCGTCATCATGCTGAGCGAGGAGATGGACTATATCAGCCGGAAGCTCCGGCTCTTCGAAGGGCCTGAGGGAATCACCTTCGAGTTGGTGCAGCGGGACGATGCGGTGATCAAATAGAACGCCGGTTCACAAATAGGAGCCGGCGTACTGCCAATCTTCCGAGGCGAGCATCAGCCCGGCCGGTAGGCCCACATGTCGACGATCACATCGGTGCCGGGTATCGGCAGGCGCGACGGTGTGCGGACGATGCCGAACGGGATCGGCGCGCCCTTCAGCCGCTGATGCCATGCCGTCAACACCGGATGGGCGGCCTCAAAGTCGTGCACGAAGTGGTTGGCACGAACGACGTTCGTCACATCGGTGCCGCCGGCGCGGCAGATGTCCGACGCGGCATCGAGGATCGCCGTCATCTGATGCGCGACCGGCGAGCCGACGTGACGCAGACCGGCGGTCTTGAGCGCCGCGGGCAGCGCGCCCTCGTCATCGGCGGCGTAGAGCGCCGACATGCAGAGCAGATCGCCGGCGCGCACGCCGGCCGGGCCGAGCCGCATCGCTGCGGACGGCTTATGGTCGACGATCTCCTTCTTGATCTTCCCGCCATCACGCAGGCCGAGAATATTGATCTCGATCTTCGATTCCTTCAGCGCCAGCGCCTTGCACTCGACGACGGTGAGCGCGCAGGGGTTGGAGGCGAAGTGGCCGTTCCAGACGTCCATGAACTCGGGCAGGTCGTTGATGTCGGTCAGATAGACCTGCGCCTTGACGGCGTTGCCAAGCGACGAGCCACCGGCTTCCAGGCCGGGCTTGAGCCGTCCCGTGATCAGGAACTCCGCCTGAAGGCGGATGTCGGTGCCGTTCCAGACCGCACTCGGATGCCGATAGGCCGGGGTCTCCAGGCCCGTCATCGCCTCGTTGTTCGGCATCTGCCCGGCGATGAAAACGTAATCCCCGCACACCAGCGTCGCAAAGAATCCAGAGTGCTGGGGCACCGGAACGTCCTTGGGAAACGCGGGCTTCGGCTCCCGATCGCCGCCCGGCAGCACGGCCATCATCGACACGTTCATGCTCGCGTCGTTCACCAGCAGCTCTTCCATGACGATCGAGGTACTGGGCGGCACGAAGTTCTTCAGCACGGCCTTGCGTGCACGCTGGTACGGATTCACGCATTCGGTGCGCGGATAGTATTGGTCGACGCGCACAATGTGCTTGAGGTCGCTGCCTTCGGCTGCAATCAGCTTGGCAAACCGCTCGAACAGGAAATCGCCTTCGCGGCGATAGCGCGCCTGCCCGCCCAACGGCAAACCCGGCTTGCCGGCGACCTGCGGCACGATCCCGGTCTGGAAATCCGTCGCTTCGTGGCCGGTGAAGAACAACCAGTGTCCCGCGCGCATTCCCTGCGCATACGTAAACTCCGTGCCGCTGATGCGCGTCGGAGCGATGGGCTTCACCTGTGTCATGTCGTTCTCCGGTCTGAATGCGATCCGAGCAAACGCTAGACCGGATCGGGCCCTGAGCGCTACTGCGCGCGACCGGCACGACAATTTGTATGGCGTACAAATACCGCGGACTGAGCTGAGATCAGGCATCACGTGCTGCAAACTCGGCCATCGCGCGACGGCTCGCAGCATTGACCTTCATCCAAGCATTCTCCTACGCTTCGGACGACGGGTGTCGCAGAACCAGAGGGGTTCGCCTTGCTGAAGGTGACCGATGTGCAGAAGGTTTTCGACTCTGCGCGCGGACGCTACGTCGCACTCGCGCGTGTGAACGTCGAAATCAAGGACGGCGAATTTCTCTGTCTGCTGGGTCCATCGGGCTGCGGCAAATCAACACTGCTGAACATCATGGCAGGCTTTGAGCCGGTCACCGCGGGCCGCGTGGAATGCGACGGCAGGCCCGTCACCGCCGCGGGCCAGGAGCGCGTCGTCGCGTTCCAGGATGCCGGCGCGGCGTTGTTTCCGTGGCTGACGGTCGAAGAGAACATTCGTTTCGGCCTCCGGGTGCGCAAGATTCCCAAGACGGATTGGGACGACATCGTCACGAGGTATCTCGGGATGGTGGACCTCGACCGTCATCGTGAGAAATTCCCGTCCGAACTCTCCGGCGGAATGCGACAACGCCTGCAGATCGCGCGCGCACTCGCCGTCGAGCCGAAAATCCTGCTGATGGACGAACCATTCGGCGCCCTCGACGCCATGACGCGGCGCCGGATGCACGCCTTCCTTCTCGAAATCTGGCAGCGCACCGGCAAGACCATCGTCTTCGTCACGCACGACATCGCCGAAGCCATCACGCTCGCCGATCGCGTCGCGATGATGTCCGTCGGTCCGGGCTCGGTCATCACCAGGCTGATCGATATCGACATCGCGCGGCCGCGCGCGGTGACCAACCCTCGATTCACCGAGCTGTTCAACGAAATCGAACACTTGCTTGAGCCTGACCTGGCGCGCTCCGAGGCGCACTGATGAGCGAACGCGTCACCCATCGAACGACGGACGGATTGGAGCCCGCCTCTCAATCCCGAACGGCTCCATGGCTGGCGCTGATCGGCGACGGTCCCCTTCGCAGCATCGTTTTCGGCTGCCTGTCTCTGCTGATAGCGCTCGCCGTCTGGCAGTTCCTGTCCACTTTCGTCTTCAATCCGTTTCTCATTCCGCCGCCGCTCGAGGTTGCGCGTGCGGCGGGCCCCATGATCGCAAGCGGCGAGATTTTCGCCGACGTTGCGATCAGCATGACGCGCGTGATGGTGGGCTTTGTCAGCGGATCGCTGATCGGCATCGCGCTTGGCGTCCTGCTGGGGCGAATTCGTCTCCTCAACGACCTGTTCGATCCGATCATCGAGCTGATGCGCTATCTGTCACCGACCGCGATGATTCCCATCGCGGTGATCTGGTTCGGCATCGGCGAAATGTCGAAATACTTCCTGATCTTCTGGGGGACGTTCTTCATCGTGATCATCAACACGGTGGCTGGCGTCTGGCGCGTTCCGTTGACGCGGCAGCGCGCGGCGGAATGTCTTGGCGCCACCAGACTGCAGATCTTTGCGCTCGTGGTCATACCGTCGGCCATTCCGTACATCGTGACGGGGATGCGCGTGGCCCTGGCATCGTCGTTCATGAGCATCATTCCGGCAGAAATTCTCGCGGCTGAATCCGGCATCGGTTACCTGCTGCAAAAATCGTCCATGCTGTTGCAGACCAACCGGATTTTCGTGGCGTTGTTGACGATCTGCATTCTCGGTTTTGTGGTCGACCGCCTGTTTCGCTTCTGCGTCGACCGTCTGCTCGCACGATACGTATCGCTACCGTCCAGTTGAACCATTCGGGGAGAAAGAAGATGAAGCGATTCCAAGTCTTGGTCACTGCGTTGTCCGCAGCAGCTCTTGCGCTGACGGTGAGCAGCGCCTCAGCGCAGGCGCCGTTGAAGATCACCTTGTTCGGCCAGCCTTCGGTCAATAATGACGCGGTCTGGATGGCGATGGAGAAGGGTCTCTACCAGCAGGAAAAGCTCGACATCACGTATCGGCTGTTTCCGTCGGGTACGACGGCCTTCCAGTCCTTTCAGACCGGCCAGGGCGACATCGTGCTGTCCGGCGACTTGCCGAGCCTGCAATATTACTTCCGCGTCAAAGGCGACTACCGCACCATCGCGGTGATGGAGCGCGACGCCAAGGGCTACGTCGCCATCGCCGGCAAGGACATCAAGAAGCCGCAAGACCTGGCCGGAAAGA
The Rhodoplanes sp. Z2-YC6860 genome window above contains:
- a CDS encoding alpha/beta hydrolase: MNARAILANCIVLANVLIATSIAKAGDTFINPKSIDMIEWLPSSPPDHRILYDTNPSTFGDLRIPKNASPGASGYPVLIFLHGGAWTADWTINHTDQLVEALTQEGIATWSVEYRRLGNAGGGYPQTFLDVAKAVDFLRKIAPQYRLDLNRVVVAGHSSGAHLALWIAGRRNVPKDSKLYVPDPLPLKGVMSLAGVVDLEGALTIGDRKDSLRLLNVSDAASAASLWAETNPMRLLPFGISQLLIVGSKDNPWRITTTKTFAEAATQKGDPVRLLIPDGANHFDMVHARGPAYPLIATGAKSMLSMPTTDAK
- a CDS encoding Bug family tripartite tricarboxylate transporter substrate binding protein; amino-acid sequence: MITRRRFTALTAASAFSPGIAMGPARAQAWPPRPVRLIVPFAAGGPTDTIARVVAERLSRVWGQQMLIENRPGGGGNIANEMVARSEPDGCTVLMGGSSLATSSGLYRSLSYDPINDFAPVAFLCSYSFFMFVPNTVPAKSVKEFIAYAKENKGKLTMASPGAGSSPHLCGELFKHRAGLDMIHVPYRGAGPAMNDLIPGRVHLLFSGGATLENARSGQVQALGYTGAKRAAIAPQIPTIAEDAIPGFEVVGWYALFAPVKTPAEIVKKLHADTVTACADASVVGRFAPLGYETRADTPDQLGAFLRSESVMWTRVIKDAGIAPQD
- a CDS encoding VOC family protein; amino-acid sequence: MTIAVADAERAIAFFALLGFRKQHVATIDGGVPARYMGLPGMKAQHITLALEGAVPPFEIQLLRFDPPGGADPGSHPTNLRQRGFNHLGFRVDDIEAVTAQLLANGVIMLSEEMDYISRKLRLFEGPEGITFELVQRDDAVIK
- a CDS encoding RidA family protein, producing the protein MTQVKPIAPTRISGTEFTYAQGMRAGHWLFFTGHEATDFQTGIVPQVAGKPGLPLGGQARYRREGDFLFERFAKLIAAEGSDLKHIVRVDQYYPRTECVNPYQRARKAVLKNFVPPSTSIVMEELLVNDASMNVSMMAVLPGGDREPKPAFPKDVPVPQHSGFFATLVCGDYVFIAGQMPNNEAMTGLETPAYRHPSAVWNGTDIRLQAEFLITGRLKPGLEAGGSSLGNAVKAQVYLTDINDLPEFMDVWNGHFASNPCALTVVECKALALKESKIEINILGLRDGGKIKKEIVDHKPSAAMRLGPAGVRAGDLLCMSALYAADDEGALPAALKTAGLRHVGSPVAHQMTAILDAASDICRAGGTDVTNVVRANHFVHDFEAAHPVLTAWHQRLKGAPIPFGIVRTPSRLPIPGTDVIVDMWAYRPG
- a CDS encoding ABC transporter ATP-binding protein — its product is MTDVQKVFDSARGRYVALARVNVEIKDGEFLCLLGPSGCGKSTLLNIMAGFEPVTAGRVECDGRPVTAAGQERVVAFQDAGAALFPWLTVEENIRFGLRVRKIPKTDWDDIVTRYLGMVDLDRHREKFPSELSGGMRQRLQIARALAVEPKILLMDEPFGALDAMTRRRMHAFLLEIWQRTGKTIVFVTHDIAEAITLADRVAMMSVGPGSVITRLIDIDIARPRAVTNPRFTELFNEIEHLLEPDLARSEAH
- a CDS encoding ABC transporter permease — translated: MSERVTHRTTDGLEPASQSRTAPWLALIGDGPLRSIVFGCLSLLIALAVWQFLSTFVFNPFLIPPPLEVARAAGPMIASGEIFADVAISMTRVMVGFVSGSLIGIALGVLLGRIRLLNDLFDPIIELMRYLSPTAMIPIAVIWFGIGEMSKYFLIFWGTFFIVIINTVAGVWRVPLTRQRAAECLGATRLQIFALVVIPSAIPYIVTGMRVALASSFMSIIPAEILAAESGIGYLLQKSSMLLQTNRIFVALLTICILGFVVDRLFRFCVDRLLARYVSLPSS